From a region of the Manduca sexta isolate Smith_Timp_Sample1 chromosome 19, JHU_Msex_v1.0, whole genome shotgun sequence genome:
- the LOC115440829 gene encoding delta(14)-sterol reductase TM7SF2 yields MSTRSGRVRTSVANISPVRTRKGVSPVRSPARTRKSSPRKSSPARSTQKSPSRKSPSRKPESKFPARKSPSRTTKETKQTAEIQPQVVQKSPSKRPAIKSDLAVRLVDYSSKFESFQSTLTKRSEFATKDVTLAQNEFVLGKVNGLDAVDFSYGLRNRSVEAELTPRRSSRLREIKDKFDDAELRRSVSKSLTHSNSVSKSLDQFSDEESVYEEIPKEKSKSVTRKLATPLRSSISSLTNISSRWEFGGRAGAAALILLMPLTVCSIIISCKHSCSLNIDLNKYKDLQFWLSLRSLGLISSLLVIQTVFAVIPIFGTKADLMDGRDHKYCFNAFFASLFTVGLVYILQYLQVLNKEVIVNEYLQLAATSYIFGFILSIMVYIKSRRLKDNELNTYGNTGYRLYDFFMGREIHCYLKKLNVKVLISRTCNITTLILLLFILSQGIHLQINDKVQLTIENYKEILNKVQLQPTIIVFTIMQIIYILNFIVKEYKITSTFYWQSEGVGYLQIVSSALYPYYFTTISKHVADSKLVLSTNALVFASVLFTLGLFVMLASNNIKHKFRANPLLPSLANLDSMPTFHGNKLLISGLWGVLRHPNYTGDIIIHICLALPGLLSKKYIAAVPAILTILGLGYRVWRDHYRCRSRYGAAWHRYCKKVPSVIIPKIL; encoded by the exons aTGTCTACAAGAAGCGGTCGAGTTAGAACCAGTGTTGCTAATATAAGTCCGGTGCGCACTCGGAAAGGTGTGTCGCCAGTGCGGTCTCCCGCCAGAACGCGGAAAAGTTCACCAAGGAAAAGTTCTCCCGCGCGGTCGACGCAAAAGTCACCCTCAAGGAAATCGCCCAGTAGAAAACCGGAATCTAAGTTTCCAGCTCGTAAGTCGCCTTCTCGAACCACTAAAGAAACCAAACAAACTGCTGAGATACAGCCGCAAGTCGTTCAAAAATCCCCTTCAAAGCGGCCTGCTATTAAATCTGACTTAGCGGTGAGGCTCGTAGATTATTCATCTAAATTCGAGTCTTTCCAAAGCACACTTACCAAACGATCTGAATTTGCAACCAAGGATGTAACATTAGCACAGAACGAGTTCGTGTTAGGAAAGGTCAACGGCTTAGATGCTGTTGATTTTAGTTATGGCTTGCGGAATAGATCGGTCGAGGCTGAGTTGACGCCGCGACGATCGAGTCGGCTACGAGAGATCAAAGACAAGTTCGACGATGCTGAATTACGCAGAAGCGTTAGTAAGTCACTTACTCACAGCAACTCGGTCAGTAAATCACTTGACCAATTTTCTGATGAAGAAAGTGTATATGAGGAAATTCCAAAGGAAAAGTCCAAATCGGTGACTAGGAAACTTGCTACACCATTGAGGAGTAGCATAAGCAGCCTGACCAATATTTCAAGTAGATGGGAGTTTGGAGGCCGTGCTGGGGCTGCAGCTTTGATCCTGTTAATGCCGTTAACAGTTtgcagtataataatatcatgcaAACATTCATGCTCCCTTAATATAGATCTGAATAAATATAAGGATTTGCAATTCTGGCTTAGTTTGAGATCACTAGGATTGATTTCCAGTCTGCTTGTTATTCAAACTGTATTTGCTGTTATTCCCATATTCGGTACAAAAGCAGACTTGATGGATGGACGAGATCATAAATACTGTTTCAATGCATTTTTTGCAAGTCTATTTACTGTTGGTTTGGTTTATATATTGCAATATCTacaagtattaaataaagaagTCATTGTCAATGAATATTTGCAATTGGCTGCAACATCTTAtatatttggatttattttgagtattatGGTCTACATTAAGAGTAGGAGACTCAAAGATAATGAGTTAAACACATATGGAAACACAGGATACAGATTATACGATTTCTTCATGGGACGGGAGATCCATTGCTACCTAAAAAAATTGAATGTGAAGGTTTTGATTTCAAGAACATGCAACATTACAACT CTGatattgttactatttataCTCTCTCAAGGCATCCAtcttcaaataaatgataaagtgCAACTCACAATAGAGAACTACAAAGAGATACTGAACAAAGTACAGTTACAACCCACAATTATAGTATTCACaataatgcaaataatttatattcttaactTTATTGTAAAGGAGTACAAGATAACCAGCACATTTTATTGGCAGTCTGAGGGTGTTGGGTACCTCCAGATTGTGTCGAGTGCACTTTATCCTTACTACTTCACAACAATATCTAAACATGTGGCAGATAGTAAACTTGTCCTGTCGACTAATGCTTTGGTCTTTGCTTCTGTGCTCTTTACATTGGGATTATTTGTCATGCTtgctagtaataatattaaacacaagTTCCGGGCGAATCCATTGCTTCCCAGCTTGGCAA ACTTAGACTCGATGCCAACGTTCCATGGGAATAAACTGCTCATCTCTGGTCTTTGGGGCGTATTGCGGCATCCGAACTACACTGGCGATATTATTATCCATATTTGTTTAGCTTTGCCTGGCCTTTTATCTAAAAAGTATATAGCGGCAGTGCCAGCTATACTGACAATACTTGGGCTGGGTTACCGTGTATGGCGGGACCACTACCGGTGCAGAAGTCGCTATGGCGCCGCCTGGCACAGATATTGCAAAAAAGTTCCGTCAGTAATCATACCAAAAATACTATGA